One window of the Dendropsophus ebraccatus isolate aDenEbr1 chromosome 12, aDenEbr1.pat, whole genome shotgun sequence genome contains the following:
- the EIF4G3 gene encoding eukaryotic translation initiation factor 4 gamma 3 isoform X1 has product MSLPHKPALKSAAPTGAGTGVLGPPPSATVPAAVPSSAVPPPPPPASSAAASHPGIRALQPPPAAALSRGALPQGLDERIFSPSAVSAVYSTVAAQVARQPGPPAPSPYSTHDLTKGHPNLAATPPGHASSPGLSQLLRTSSQASYATGQSAAPPTLVYPQPPQTMSTQPQTRTPFAAGPRPTHHQFFQRPQIQPPRAAIQNSNPSIRASAQTPTAAVYQTNQHIMMVNHLPMPYAMPQGPQYCIPQYRHSTPPYVGPPQQYPVQPPGPSPFYPGPGPGEFPSPYGAPFYPNPPVYPSAPIIVPTQQPQQPPPPTKREKKTIRIRDPNQGGKDITEEIMSGGGSRNPTPPIMRPSSTPTPPQQLPSQAPEHSPVVYGAAESPHLTATRDNKAEEKPKPETILKPSLPATLRPEPSAHGKCAVLEQMPDPVSPDPRPELHQTAGIIPVVTAPVVVVAAPVPAFPCRLGDSDIASQESTSPDEAASVIADDDEEEEEEEELCKEPLGLPIAADTPVTAQEMNGISYELPTTDNSVGDKTMGEEGSTDVPELAPPTDLSVECTSPNVPLSSPLQSDSPPPPLIAAAHCTTKTSPPAAVLPSIGSDHVDEQDDSRTTAILDGTVDSANIGRVDADPELETSVTLLSFSSRKSPVEAQTVTAAPKMWQKPKDESPDTEEAVPPHELQEQGEKGEAKAVEEEEEEEDGGVDAETEHPYLNAKLLEENGETEPLRNGADNVSEGEGGELTGPEEGYMYTAGSADPPSQDSSPDVPTPPASNVQSEGKRQYNRDFLLGFQFMPACVQKPEGLPPISDVVLDKINQPKLAMRTLDPRMLQKGPDFTPAYADFGRLAPGGRGVPLLNVGGPRRSQPGQRREPRKIIMNISVTDDVHLKKSENAWKPSVKRDSQAEDPESIRTQALFRKVRSILNKLTPQMFNQLMKQVMDLTVDTEERLKGVIDLVFEKAIDEPSFSVAYANMCRCLATLKVPMADKPGSTVNFRKLLLNRCQKEFEKDKADDDVFEKKQKDLELATTQPEEKTRLQEELEEARDKARRRSIGNIKFIGELFKLKMLTEAIMHDCVVKLLKNHDEESLECLCRLLTTIGKDLDFEKAKPRMDQYFNQMEKIVKERKTSSRIRFMLQDVIDLRQCNWVSRRADQGPKTIEQIHKEAKIEEQEEQRKVQQLMTKEKRRPGVQRVEEGGWNMVQGTKNNRVLDPTKFLKITKPTIDEKIQLVPKAQLGSWGKGSSGGAKTSETESLRPGAPGLNRFSALQPSVSSSASSSVTDLESRRILTSHGNAGRERNDKPAPPSTSATRPSSFLRGSSNKDLIDNQEDQRREMLHTPKTLPISTEQEKAPSLERKIREPAKSETTESDKSPVSEEELERKSKAIIDEFLHINDYKEAMQCVDELAVQGSLSVFVRVGVESTLERSQITRDHMGQLLYQLVQSGKLSRQDFFTGFSETLELADDMAIDIPHIWLYLAELVTPMLKDGGISLKELIIEFNKALLPVGRTGVLLSEILHLLCKQMSHKKVAALWRETGLRWKDLLPEGEDVQSFVSEKNLDFTLSDCCSPSESLSKKELTAEELNKRLEQLIIEENASDEHIFDWVEANLDEGQMSSPAFLRALMTAVCKAAIIGDCSSCRVDTTFLKQKVPVLLKYMDSNVERELQALYALQALIVKLDQPPNLLRMFFDCLYDEEVISEDAFYRWESSKDPAEQNGKGVALKSVTAFFTWLREAEEESEDN; this is encoded by the exons CTTCTCCGCACCTCTTCACAGGCCTCATATGCCACAGGTCAGAGCGCAGCGCCCCCCACCCTTGTGTACCCTCAGCCTCCGCAGACGATGAGCACGCAGCCACAGACCCGCACACCG TTTGCAGCTGGACCTCGACCGACACATCACCAG ttTTTCCAGAGGCCTCAGATCCAGCCTCCACGCGCAGCCATACAGAACAGCAACCCCTCCATCCGAGCAAGTGCGCAGACCCCCACCGCCGCCGTCTATCAGACCAACCAGCACATCATGATGGTGAATCACCTGCCCATGCCGTATGCTATGCCGCAGGGTCCACAGTACTGCATCCCTCAG TATCGGCACAGCACCCCCCCTTATGTGGGCCCCCCTCAGCAGTATCCTGTGCAGCCCCCAGGTCCTAGCCCCTTCTATCCAGGCCCTGGACCCGGGGAGTTCCCTTCCCCCTATG GAGCCCCATTTTACCCCAATCCACCAGTGTATCCATCAGCGCCGATCATAGTGCCTACACAGCAACCGCAGCAGCCCCCACCGCCAACCAAGAGGGAGAAGAAGACg ATCCGAATAAGAGACCCCAACCAGGGCGGCAAAGACATTACCGAGGAGATCATGTCAGGGGGAGGAAGCCGGAACCCCACCCCCCCAATCATGCGGCCCAGCTCCACGCCCACCCCGCCTCAG cagcTGCCCAGCCAGGCTCCCGAGCACAGCCCAGTGGTGTATGGGGCTGCGGAGAGCCCTCATCTCACTGCCACCCGGGACAACAAAGCAG aAGAGAAGCCAAAACCAGAGACCATCCTGAAACCCTCTCTTCCTGCCACTCTGCGCCCGGAGCCCAGCGCCCATGGCAAGTGTGCGGTGCTGGAGCAGATGCCCGACCCCGTATCCCCAGACCCCAGGCCTGAGCTCCATCAGACTGCTGGTATAATACCCGTTGTGACCGctccggtggtggtggtggcagcacCAGTTCCGGCCTTTCCCTGTCGCTTAGGGGATAGTGATATTGCATCGCAGGAGTCTACGTCCCCGGATGAAGCTGCCAGTGTCAttgctgatgatgatgaggaggaggaggaggaggaagagctatGCAAGGAACCGCTGGGGCTTCCCATAGCTGCTGACACCCCAGTGACTGCTCAGGAAATGAATGGCATAAGCTATGAACTTCCAACAACGGACAATTCTGTGGGGGATAAAACAATGGGGGAAGAAGGTTCAACAGATGTGCCTGAGCTGGCGCCCCCCACAGATCTGAGCGTAGAATGCACTTCTCCAAACGTGCCTCTATCATCACCACTACAGTCAGACTCCCCCCCTCCTCCGCTCATTGCTGCTGCTCACTGCACCACTAAGACCTCCCCTCCTGCTGCTGTTCTTCCATCCATTGGCTCTGACCATGTGGACGAGCAGGACGACTCCAGGACCACCGCCATCCTGGATGGGACCGTGGACTCTGCAAACATTGGACGGGTAGACGCCGACCCCGAGCTGGAAACCAGTGTGACACTTCTAAGCTTCAGCTCCAGGAAGAGTCCTGTGGAAG CCCagacagtcacagctgcaccAAAGATGTGGCAGAAGCCAAAAGACGAGAGTCCTGACACCGAGGAAGCTGTGCCACCACATGAG CTGCAGGAGCAGGGGGAGAAAGGAGAGGCAAAGGctgtggaggaagaggaggaggaggaagatggcggTGTCGATGCTGAGACAGAGCACCCGTACCTTAACGCTAAGCTGCTGGAGGAGAACGGCGAAACAGAACCGCTGCGCAATGGGGCTGACAACGTCTCCGAGGGGGAAGGTGGGGAACTGACCGGTCCAGAGgaaggatacatgtatacagcag GATCAGCAGATCCGCCCTCCCAGGACTCCTCCCCTGATGTCCCTACACCGCCAGCCTCTAATGTGCAGAGTGAAGGGAAGCGACAATATAATCGGGATTTCCTGCTGGGGTTCCAGTTTATGCCGGCATGTGTACAGAAGCCGGAGGGCTTGCCGCCCATCAGCGATGTGGTCCTGGACAAA ATCAACCAGCCAAAGCTCGCCATGAGGACCCTGGACCCTCGCATGCTGCAGAAGGGACCGGACTTCACCCCGGCCTATGCAGACTTTGGACGGTTAGCCCCTGGAGGTCGCGGAGTACCT TTGCTGAATGTGGGGGGTCCCAGACGTTCACAGCCAGGGCAGAGGCGAGAGCCCAGAAAAATAATCATGAACATTTCAGTGACAGATGATGTCCACCTGAAGAAGTCGGAGAACGCATGGAAGCCCAGCGTCAAGAGGGACTCCCAGGCAGAGGACCCCGAGAGCATCCGGACACAG GCTCTTTTCCGGAAGGTTCGGAGCATCTTGAACAAGTTGACGCCTCAGATGTTCAATCAGTTGATGAAGCAGGTGATGGATCTGACAGTGGACACAGAGGAGCGGCTTAAAGGGGTGATAGACCTGGTGTTTGAGAAGGCCATAGATGAACCCAGCTTCTCCGTGGCATACGCCAATATGTGCAGATGCCTGGCCACG TTAAAAGTACCGATGGCTGACAAGCCCGGGAGCACTGTGAACTTCCGTAAGTTACTGCTTAACCGATGTCAAAAAGAGTTTGAGAAGGACAAAGCGGATGACGACGTCTTCGAGAAGAAGCAGAAGGACTTGGAACTGGCTACAACA CAGCCGGAGGAGAAGACGCGTCTTCAGGAAGAACTTGAGGAAGCCAGAGACAAGGCACGACGGCGATCCATAGGGAACATTAAGTTTATCGGAGAACTTTTCAAGCTGAAGATGTTGACGGAGGCGATAATGCACGACTGTGTAGTGAAACTGCTGAAAAACCACGACGAGGAGTCGCTGGAGTGTCTGTGCCGGCTGCTCACCACCATCGGCAAAGACCTGGACTTTGAAAAGGCAAAG CCTCGTATGGATCAGTACTTTAACCAGATGGAGAAGATCGTGAAGGAGCGGAAAACATCGTCCAGGATCCGCTTCATGCTGCAGGATGTCATAGACCTGAGGCAG TGCAACTGGGTGTCACGGAGAGCGGACCAGGGCCCCAAAACCATAGAACAGATCCATAAAGAGGCCAAAATAGAAGAACAGGAGGAGCAAAGGAAAGTGCAGCAACTCATGACCAAAGAGAAGAGGCGGCCAG GAGTGCAGAGAGTGGAGGAAGGTGGATGGAACATGGTCCAAGGTACAAAGAATAACCGGGTCCTAGACCCAACCAAGTTCTTGAAGATCACCAAG CCCACCATTGATGAGAAGATCCAGCTAGTGCCCAAAGCTCAGCTTGGCAGCTGGGGGAAGGGAAGCAGTGGAGGGGCAAAGACAAGTGAGACAG AGTCCTTACGTCCAGGTGCCCCCGGTCTGAATCGATTCTCTGCCCTGCAACCTTCAGTCTCTTCATCAGCATCCTCCTCCGTCACAGACCTTGAGAGCAGGAGGATATTAACAAG CCATGGTAACGCTGGCCGTGAGAGGAATGACAAACCTGCGCCCCCCTCCACCTCAGCCACTCGCCCCAGCAGCTTCTTGCGAGGCAGCAGCAACAAGGACCTAATAGACAATCAAGAGGATCAACGGCGAGAGATGCTGCACACGCCCAAAACTCTGCCCATCTCCACAGAGCAAGAGAAGGCACCGAGCTTAGAGCGGAAGATCCGTGAACCCG CCAAGAGCGAGACCACAGAGTCTGACAAGTCCCCGGTATCAGAAGAAGAGCTAGAAAGAAAATCTAAGGCCATTATAGACGAGTTCCTGCACATCAATGACTATAAG GAGGCCATGCAGTGCGTGGACGAGCTCGCTGTACAAGGATCGCTTTCCGTCTTTGTTCGAGTGGGTGTAGAGTCGACGCTTGAAAGGAGTCAGATTACTCGGGATCACATGGGACAACTGTTGTATCAGCTGGTGCAGTCTGGGAAGCTCAGCAGGCAGGATTTCTTCACCGG ATTTTCTGAGACGCTAGAGCTGGCCGACGATATGGCAATAGATATCCCACATATCTGGCTGTACCTGGCGGAGCTGGTGACCCCCATGCTGAAGGACGGAGGGATTTCTCTGAAAGAATTAATCAT AGAGTTTAACAAGGCGCTGCTCCCTGTGGGACGTACCGGGGTCTTGTTGTCTGAAATATTGCACCTTCTATGCAAACAAATG AGCCATAAGAAAGTGGCTGCTCTGTGGAGAGAGACTGGTTTAAGGTGGAAGGACTTACTGCCAGAAGGAGAAGACGTGCAGAGCTTCGTAAGTGAGAAG AACCTGGACTTCACATTGTCCGACTGCTGCAGCCCATCAGAAAGTCTTTCCAAGAAAGAGCTGACGGCGGAGGAGCTAAACAAGCGGCTGGAGCAGCTAATCATTGAGGAGAACGCCAGCGACGAGCATATATTTGACTGGGTAGAA GCGAATCTTGATGAGGGTCAGATGAGTTCTCCTGCGTTCCTGAGAGCTTTAATGACCGCTGTGTGCAAAGCGGCAATAATAG GGGACTGTTCTTCCTGCCGCGTGGACACTACTTTTCTCAAACAGAAGGTTCCAGTCTTACTGAAGTACATGGACTCCAATGTGGAGAGAGAACTACAAGCACTTTATGCACTGCAAGCATTGATAGTAAAACTTGATCAACCTCCCA ACTTGCTCCGCATGTTTTTTGACTGTCTCTATGATGAAGAGGTCATATCTGAGGACGCCTTTTACAGGTGGGAAAGCAGTAAAGACCCCGCGGAGCAGAATGGAAAAGGTGTAGCACTAAAGTCAGTCACTGCCTTTTTCACGTGGCTGCGAGAGGCGGAGGAGGAGTCTGAGGACAACTAG
- the EIF4G3 gene encoding eukaryotic translation initiation factor 4 gamma 3 isoform X4, translated as MSLPHKPALKSAAPTGAGTGVLGPPPSATVPAAVPSSAVPPPPPPASSAAASHPGIRALQPPPAAALSRGALPQGLDERIFSPSAVSAVYSTVAAQVARQPGPPAPSPYSTHDLTKGHPNLAATPPGHASSPGLSQLLRTSSQASYATGQSAAPPTLVYPQPPQTMSTQPQTRTPFAAGPRPTHHQFFQRPQIQPPRAAIQNSNPSIRASAQTPTAAVYQTNQHIMMVNHLPMPYAMPQGPQYCIPQYRHSTPPYVGPPQQYPVQPPGPSPFYPGPGPGEFPSPYGAPFYPNPPVYPSAPIIVPTQQPQQPPPPTKREKKTIRIRDPNQGGKDITEEIMSGGGSRNPTPPIMRPSSTPTPPQQLPSQAPEHSPVVYGAAESPHLTATRDNKAEEKPKPETILKPSLPATLRPEPSAHGKCAVLEQMPDPVSPDPRPELHQTAGIIPVVTAPVVVVAAPVPAFPCRLGDSDIASQESTSPDEAASVIADDDEEEEEEEELCKEPLGLPIAADTPVTAQEMNGISYELPTTDNSVGDKTMGEEGSTDVPELAPPTDLSVECTSPNVPLSSPLQSDSPPPPLIAAAHCTTKTSPPAAVLPSIGSDHVDEQDDSRTTAILDGTVDSANIGRVDADPELETSVTLLSFSSRKSPVEAQTVTAAPKMWQKPKDESPDTEEAVPPHEEQGEKGEAKAVEEEEEEEDGGVDAETEHPYLNAKLLEENGETEPLRNGADNVSEGEGGELTGPEEGYMYTAGSADPPSQDSSPDVPTPPASNVQSEGKRQYNRDFLLGFQFMPACVQKPEGLPPISDVVLDKINQPKLAMRTLDPRMLQKGPDFTPAYADFGRLAPGGRGVPLLNVGGPRRSQPGQRREPRKIIMNISVTDDVHLKKSENAWKPSVKRDSQAEDPESIRTQALFRKVRSILNKLTPQMFNQLMKQVMDLTVDTEERLKGVIDLVFEKAIDEPSFSVAYANMCRCLATLKVPMADKPGSTVNFRKLLLNRCQKEFEKDKADDDVFEKKQKDLELATTQPEEKTRLQEELEEARDKARRRSIGNIKFIGELFKLKMLTEAIMHDCVVKLLKNHDEESLECLCRLLTTIGKDLDFEKAKPRMDQYFNQMEKIVKERKTSSRIRFMLQDVIDLRQCNWVSRRADQGPKTIEQIHKEAKIEEQEEQRKVQQLMTKEKRRPGVQRVEEGGWNMVQGTKNNRVLDPTKFLKITKPTIDEKIQLVPKAQLGSWGKGSSGGAKTSETESLRPGAPGLNRFSALQPSVSSSASSSVTDLESRRILTSHGNAGRERNDKPAPPSTSATRPSSFLRGSSNKDLIDNQEDQRREMLHTPKTLPISTEQEKAPSLERKIREPAKSETTESDKSPVSEEELERKSKAIIDEFLHINDYKEAMQCVDELAVQGSLSVFVRVGVESTLERSQITRDHMGQLLYQLVQSGKLSRQDFFTGFSETLELADDMAIDIPHIWLYLAELVTPMLKDGGISLKELIIEFNKALLPVGRTGVLLSEILHLLCKQMSHKKVAALWRETGLRWKDLLPEGEDVQSFVSEKNLDFTLSDCCSPSESLSKKELTAEELNKRLEQLIIEENASDEHIFDWVEANLDEGQMSSPAFLRALMTAVCKAAIIGDCSSCRVDTTFLKQKVPVLLKYMDSNVERELQALYALQALIVKLDQPPNLLRMFFDCLYDEEVISEDAFYRWESSKDPAEQNGKGVALKSVTAFFTWLREAEEESEDN; from the exons CTTCTCCGCACCTCTTCACAGGCCTCATATGCCACAGGTCAGAGCGCAGCGCCCCCCACCCTTGTGTACCCTCAGCCTCCGCAGACGATGAGCACGCAGCCACAGACCCGCACACCG TTTGCAGCTGGACCTCGACCGACACATCACCAG ttTTTCCAGAGGCCTCAGATCCAGCCTCCACGCGCAGCCATACAGAACAGCAACCCCTCCATCCGAGCAAGTGCGCAGACCCCCACCGCCGCCGTCTATCAGACCAACCAGCACATCATGATGGTGAATCACCTGCCCATGCCGTATGCTATGCCGCAGGGTCCACAGTACTGCATCCCTCAG TATCGGCACAGCACCCCCCCTTATGTGGGCCCCCCTCAGCAGTATCCTGTGCAGCCCCCAGGTCCTAGCCCCTTCTATCCAGGCCCTGGACCCGGGGAGTTCCCTTCCCCCTATG GAGCCCCATTTTACCCCAATCCACCAGTGTATCCATCAGCGCCGATCATAGTGCCTACACAGCAACCGCAGCAGCCCCCACCGCCAACCAAGAGGGAGAAGAAGACg ATCCGAATAAGAGACCCCAACCAGGGCGGCAAAGACATTACCGAGGAGATCATGTCAGGGGGAGGAAGCCGGAACCCCACCCCCCCAATCATGCGGCCCAGCTCCACGCCCACCCCGCCTCAG cagcTGCCCAGCCAGGCTCCCGAGCACAGCCCAGTGGTGTATGGGGCTGCGGAGAGCCCTCATCTCACTGCCACCCGGGACAACAAAGCAG aAGAGAAGCCAAAACCAGAGACCATCCTGAAACCCTCTCTTCCTGCCACTCTGCGCCCGGAGCCCAGCGCCCATGGCAAGTGTGCGGTGCTGGAGCAGATGCCCGACCCCGTATCCCCAGACCCCAGGCCTGAGCTCCATCAGACTGCTGGTATAATACCCGTTGTGACCGctccggtggtggtggtggcagcacCAGTTCCGGCCTTTCCCTGTCGCTTAGGGGATAGTGATATTGCATCGCAGGAGTCTACGTCCCCGGATGAAGCTGCCAGTGTCAttgctgatgatgatgaggaggaggaggaggaggaagagctatGCAAGGAACCGCTGGGGCTTCCCATAGCTGCTGACACCCCAGTGACTGCTCAGGAAATGAATGGCATAAGCTATGAACTTCCAACAACGGACAATTCTGTGGGGGATAAAACAATGGGGGAAGAAGGTTCAACAGATGTGCCTGAGCTGGCGCCCCCCACAGATCTGAGCGTAGAATGCACTTCTCCAAACGTGCCTCTATCATCACCACTACAGTCAGACTCCCCCCCTCCTCCGCTCATTGCTGCTGCTCACTGCACCACTAAGACCTCCCCTCCTGCTGCTGTTCTTCCATCCATTGGCTCTGACCATGTGGACGAGCAGGACGACTCCAGGACCACCGCCATCCTGGATGGGACCGTGGACTCTGCAAACATTGGACGGGTAGACGCCGACCCCGAGCTGGAAACCAGTGTGACACTTCTAAGCTTCAGCTCCAGGAAGAGTCCTGTGGAAG CCCagacagtcacagctgcaccAAAGATGTGGCAGAAGCCAAAAGACGAGAGTCCTGACACCGAGGAAGCTGTGCCACCACATGAG GAGCAGGGGGAGAAAGGAGAGGCAAAGGctgtggaggaagaggaggaggaggaagatggcggTGTCGATGCTGAGACAGAGCACCCGTACCTTAACGCTAAGCTGCTGGAGGAGAACGGCGAAACAGAACCGCTGCGCAATGGGGCTGACAACGTCTCCGAGGGGGAAGGTGGGGAACTGACCGGTCCAGAGgaaggatacatgtatacagcag GATCAGCAGATCCGCCCTCCCAGGACTCCTCCCCTGATGTCCCTACACCGCCAGCCTCTAATGTGCAGAGTGAAGGGAAGCGACAATATAATCGGGATTTCCTGCTGGGGTTCCAGTTTATGCCGGCATGTGTACAGAAGCCGGAGGGCTTGCCGCCCATCAGCGATGTGGTCCTGGACAAA ATCAACCAGCCAAAGCTCGCCATGAGGACCCTGGACCCTCGCATGCTGCAGAAGGGACCGGACTTCACCCCGGCCTATGCAGACTTTGGACGGTTAGCCCCTGGAGGTCGCGGAGTACCT TTGCTGAATGTGGGGGGTCCCAGACGTTCACAGCCAGGGCAGAGGCGAGAGCCCAGAAAAATAATCATGAACATTTCAGTGACAGATGATGTCCACCTGAAGAAGTCGGAGAACGCATGGAAGCCCAGCGTCAAGAGGGACTCCCAGGCAGAGGACCCCGAGAGCATCCGGACACAG GCTCTTTTCCGGAAGGTTCGGAGCATCTTGAACAAGTTGACGCCTCAGATGTTCAATCAGTTGATGAAGCAGGTGATGGATCTGACAGTGGACACAGAGGAGCGGCTTAAAGGGGTGATAGACCTGGTGTTTGAGAAGGCCATAGATGAACCCAGCTTCTCCGTGGCATACGCCAATATGTGCAGATGCCTGGCCACG TTAAAAGTACCGATGGCTGACAAGCCCGGGAGCACTGTGAACTTCCGTAAGTTACTGCTTAACCGATGTCAAAAAGAGTTTGAGAAGGACAAAGCGGATGACGACGTCTTCGAGAAGAAGCAGAAGGACTTGGAACTGGCTACAACA CAGCCGGAGGAGAAGACGCGTCTTCAGGAAGAACTTGAGGAAGCCAGAGACAAGGCACGACGGCGATCCATAGGGAACATTAAGTTTATCGGAGAACTTTTCAAGCTGAAGATGTTGACGGAGGCGATAATGCACGACTGTGTAGTGAAACTGCTGAAAAACCACGACGAGGAGTCGCTGGAGTGTCTGTGCCGGCTGCTCACCACCATCGGCAAAGACCTGGACTTTGAAAAGGCAAAG CCTCGTATGGATCAGTACTTTAACCAGATGGAGAAGATCGTGAAGGAGCGGAAAACATCGTCCAGGATCCGCTTCATGCTGCAGGATGTCATAGACCTGAGGCAG TGCAACTGGGTGTCACGGAGAGCGGACCAGGGCCCCAAAACCATAGAACAGATCCATAAAGAGGCCAAAATAGAAGAACAGGAGGAGCAAAGGAAAGTGCAGCAACTCATGACCAAAGAGAAGAGGCGGCCAG GAGTGCAGAGAGTGGAGGAAGGTGGATGGAACATGGTCCAAGGTACAAAGAATAACCGGGTCCTAGACCCAACCAAGTTCTTGAAGATCACCAAG CCCACCATTGATGAGAAGATCCAGCTAGTGCCCAAAGCTCAGCTTGGCAGCTGGGGGAAGGGAAGCAGTGGAGGGGCAAAGACAAGTGAGACAG AGTCCTTACGTCCAGGTGCCCCCGGTCTGAATCGATTCTCTGCCCTGCAACCTTCAGTCTCTTCATCAGCATCCTCCTCCGTCACAGACCTTGAGAGCAGGAGGATATTAACAAG CCATGGTAACGCTGGCCGTGAGAGGAATGACAAACCTGCGCCCCCCTCCACCTCAGCCACTCGCCCCAGCAGCTTCTTGCGAGGCAGCAGCAACAAGGACCTAATAGACAATCAAGAGGATCAACGGCGAGAGATGCTGCACACGCCCAAAACTCTGCCCATCTCCACAGAGCAAGAGAAGGCACCGAGCTTAGAGCGGAAGATCCGTGAACCCG CCAAGAGCGAGACCACAGAGTCTGACAAGTCCCCGGTATCAGAAGAAGAGCTAGAAAGAAAATCTAAGGCCATTATAGACGAGTTCCTGCACATCAATGACTATAAG GAGGCCATGCAGTGCGTGGACGAGCTCGCTGTACAAGGATCGCTTTCCGTCTTTGTTCGAGTGGGTGTAGAGTCGACGCTTGAAAGGAGTCAGATTACTCGGGATCACATGGGACAACTGTTGTATCAGCTGGTGCAGTCTGGGAAGCTCAGCAGGCAGGATTTCTTCACCGG ATTTTCTGAGACGCTAGAGCTGGCCGACGATATGGCAATAGATATCCCACATATCTGGCTGTACCTGGCGGAGCTGGTGACCCCCATGCTGAAGGACGGAGGGATTTCTCTGAAAGAATTAATCAT AGAGTTTAACAAGGCGCTGCTCCCTGTGGGACGTACCGGGGTCTTGTTGTCTGAAATATTGCACCTTCTATGCAAACAAATG AGCCATAAGAAAGTGGCTGCTCTGTGGAGAGAGACTGGTTTAAGGTGGAAGGACTTACTGCCAGAAGGAGAAGACGTGCAGAGCTTCGTAAGTGAGAAG AACCTGGACTTCACATTGTCCGACTGCTGCAGCCCATCAGAAAGTCTTTCCAAGAAAGAGCTGACGGCGGAGGAGCTAAACAAGCGGCTGGAGCAGCTAATCATTGAGGAGAACGCCAGCGACGAGCATATATTTGACTGGGTAGAA GCGAATCTTGATGAGGGTCAGATGAGTTCTCCTGCGTTCCTGAGAGCTTTAATGACCGCTGTGTGCAAAGCGGCAATAATAG GGGACTGTTCTTCCTGCCGCGTGGACACTACTTTTCTCAAACAGAAGGTTCCAGTCTTACTGAAGTACATGGACTCCAATGTGGAGAGAGAACTACAAGCACTTTATGCACTGCAAGCATTGATAGTAAAACTTGATCAACCTCCCA ACTTGCTCCGCATGTTTTTTGACTGTCTCTATGATGAAGAGGTCATATCTGAGGACGCCTTTTACAGGTGGGAAAGCAGTAAAGACCCCGCGGAGCAGAATGGAAAAGGTGTAGCACTAAAGTCAGTCACTGCCTTTTTCACGTGGCTGCGAGAGGCGGAGGAGGAGTCTGAGGACAACTAG